A region from the Vicia villosa cultivar HV-30 ecotype Madison, WI linkage group LG3, Vvil1.0, whole genome shotgun sequence genome encodes:
- the LOC131659502 gene encoding uncharacterized protein LOC131659502: protein MSLVSTQPLMPLLSSPSFICPPSYPFQPSGGPSYPFQQSGGPSYPYQQSAGPSYSYQQSARPSFPPSFPPQVPPGFQQTGGSHTSHPTQVPPSFQQTGGSHISHPTQVPPSFQQTGGSHTSPTTHIPPGGDDHVEADQDDIEQAEDDVVLDGDNLRGDDNSDEIQIVGGRYYITPVGNNFTPSRTSAKCVSYVIQQMYKDAWTRFGEVPNRDDWFNKFKEKCTWDILSEKVVKKVFFIRASKTLSDTLRRVRKRWERDGSIPPWMGKETLDKLLVYWDTPEFKAKSKSAKKMRASEKGGHVNAGGSISTYEHMRRMEKRLGRKPLMVELVKETRTKKSGEYVDERTRQALEDYQARLVQFLVTNPQFTPSEGQPLHPDVDFYIWNEVIGGKGPNGCFFGGGSMAGCLRSGDRNLFERVRDGEGTSRPAQLSLQMMETIRQLAISEARRESEQREMALKAQLEEQQRQIEAMTKRQAEMEGQQSLIERMAKRQAEMEEQMRIFMQFQGSGNQLFGGNVGVGGAPANQQDDEDLNLDDFPDPGDT from the exons ATGTCTTTGGTCAGCACTCAGCCTCTTATGCCATTACTCTCCTCTCCATCTTTTATTTGCCCACCTAGCTATCCCTTCCAGCCGAGTGGGGGACCTAGCTATCCATTCCAGCAGAGTGGGGGACCTAGCTATCCATACCAGCAGAGTGCTGGACCTAGTTATTCATACCAGCAGAGTGCTAGACCTAGCTTTCCACCTAGCTTTCCACCACAGGTCCCCCCAGGTTTCCAGCAGACAGGGGGATCACACACCTCACATCCGACACaggtgcccccatccttccagcagacagggGGATCACACATCTCACATCCGACACaggtgcccccatccttccagcagacagggGGATCACACACCTCACCTACCACACATATACCTCCAGGCGGGGATGATCATGTGGAGGCAGATCAAGATGATATTGAGCAGGCTGAGGATGATGTTGTGTTGGATGGCGATAATCTTCGAGGGGACGATAATTCGGATGAGATTCAAATCGTCGGTGGCAGATATTATATTACGCCCGTCGGAAATAA TTTTACTCCGAGTCGGACATCTGCAAAGTGTGTGAGCTATGTGATTCAACAAATGTATAAAGATGCTTGGACAAGATTTGGAGAAGTTCCAAATAGAGATGATTGGTTTAACAAATTTAAg GAAAAGTGCACATGGGATATTTTGAGCGAGAAGGTTGTTAAAAAAGTCTTTTTCATCAGAGCATCAAAAACACTTTCTGACACCTTACgacgtgttagaaagcgttgggagCGTGATGGTAGTATTCCCCCTTGGATGGGCAAAGAAACTCTTGATAAACTTCTGGTCTATTGGGATACACCTGAATTTAAAGCTAAGTCTAAAAGTGCCAAaaaaatgagggcatctgaaaaaggTGGGCACGTTAATGCTGGTGGAAGTATAAGTACCTACGAACATATGCGGCGCATG gaaAAGAGGTTGGGGAGAAAACCACTCATGGTCGAGTTAGTTAAGGAGACTCGGACGAAAAAGTCGGGAGAGTATGTTGATGAGCGTACACGGCAAGCTTTG gaggattatcaaGCAAGGCTTGTACAATTTTTGGTCACTAATCCGCAATTTACTCCTAGCGAAGGACAACCGCTTCATCCAgatgttgatttttatatttggaatgaAGTCATTGGCGGAAAAGGTCCTAATGgatgtttttttggtggtggaagtATGGCGGGATGCTTGAGAAGTGGTGATAGAAATTTATTTGAAAGAGTAAGAGATGGGGAAGGAACGTCACGCCCAGCACAATTGTCCCTGCAAATGATGGAAACAATAAGACAATTAGCGATAAGTGAGGCGAGACGCGAGTCAGAGCAACGTGAGAtggcgttaaaagcccaattaGAGGAGCAACAACGGCAAATAGAGGCAATGACGAAGAGGCAAGCGGAGATGGAGGGGCAACAAAGCCTAATAGAGAGAATGGCCAAGAGGCAAGCGGAGATGGAGGAGCAAATGCGGATATTTATGCAATTTCAGGGAAGCGGTAACCAATTGTTTGGTGGAAACGTTGGAGTTGGTGGTGCACCGGCAAAtcaacaagatgatgaagatttAAACCTCGATGATTTTCCCGATCCAGGAGATACTtaa
- the LOC131659503 gene encoding F-box/FBD/LRR-repeat protein At1g16930-like: MVKRKKKNLMKNKDRISDLPDSLILHILSFLNIKQAIHTCILSTRWKNLWRYIPTLTLISSQFTTVEIFTKFVTRILSLRDISMDLHTLRFQPSNVMKPRLLETILNYAVSHKVQQLDVKVTCDIQHFPTCLLSCRTLTSLDLSFSHPTVYSTTILFPISLNLPLLTHLNLRHFSFSAGNDGRVDPFPAFTNLKSLKIVYCKVAGAQNLCISSIKLLNLDIYMRHYVRETYFGIKLYAPSLCNFNFSGIPVQKLCWDKSNLSSIKQVSIDIIQFCISKGASLVLIKWLNELANMESLTISSTALKVLSLVPNLSVELRSLCNLKSLRVEKKEISWIPDKIVEILIQNSPSPKVYIID; the protein is encoded by the exons AtggtgaaaagaaagaaaaaaaaccttATGAAGAACAAAGATAGGATCAGTGATTTGCCTGATAGTCTAATACTTCACATACTCTCTTTTTTGAACATCAAACAAGCTATTCACACTTGTATTCTCTCCACAAGATGGAAGAATCTCTGGAGGTATATTCCCACTCTTACATTAATTTCTTCACAATTTACCACTGTCGAGATTTTCACCAAATTCGTTACTCGGATCTTGTCTCTTCGCGATATCTCAATGGATCTTCACACTCTAAGATTTCAGCCAAGTAATGTCATGAAGCCTAGACTACTCGAAACAATTCTAAATTACGCAGTTTCACACAAAGTCCAACAATTAGATGTCAAAGTTACATGTGATATTCAACACTTCCCGACTTGTTTATTATCATGTCGCACTTTAACCTCTCTTGATCTTAGTTTCAGTCATCCCACCGTTTATAGTACGACCATATTATTTCCTATTTCTTTGAATTTGCCACTATTAACCCACTTGAATCTAAGGCACTTTTCCTTTAGCGCCGGCAACGATGGTCGCGTTGATCCATTTCCAGCATTTacaaatttgaaaagtttgaaaattGTGTATTGTAAAGTTGCGGGTGCGCAAAACCTTTGCATTTCAAGCATCAAACTTCTCAATTTAGATATATACATGCGTCATTATGTTCGCGAAACATACTTTGGAATCAAACTATATGCTCCAAGtctttgtaattttaattttagtggTATTCCGGTTCAGAAACTCTGTTGGGACAAGAGCAATCTCTCTTCTATCAAACAAGTAAGTATTGATATAATACAATTTTGTATATCAAAGGGGGCTTCATTAGTTCTAATCAAGTGGCTAAATGAACTTGCTAATATGGAATCGTTGACGATCTCTTCAACGGCTCTAAAG GTGCTTTCCTTAGTTCCGAATTTATCGGTTGAGCTCCGTTCGTTGTGTAACTTGAAGTCACTTAGggtagaaaaaaaagaaatttcatgGATACCAGATAAAATAgtggaaattttgattcaaaactcACCTTCACCAAAGGTTTACATCATAGATTGA